One genomic window of Entelurus aequoreus isolate RoL-2023_Sb linkage group LG07, RoL_Eaeq_v1.1, whole genome shotgun sequence includes the following:
- the ngfa gene encoding neurotrophin-7, producing the protein MRSSPLVLVLLIGVQAVLNMGGGLAQSAGLANQKAGQHQQSTASGDQNAEHHRTKRPHRAGSYTPDPSIPVVDPKLFSKRRYRSSPRVVFSEVLPSHDALESEGHDTEGVRGLRVRRKVGSHTMRRGEYSVCESNNSWKGDMTRATDIAGNEVTVLPNVTINNVVKRQWFWETICLTPTHRGSGTANGGRVGGRMGGRNGKQGSKSGNSGCLGIDSRHWNSYCTNSHIFVSALTIFNERTAWRYIRINAACVCVISRKSWAGH; encoded by the coding sequence ATGAGGTCGTCACCACTGGTCCTGGTCCTCCTGATTGGCGTCCAGGCTGTACTAAACATGGGCGGTGGACTGGCCCAGAGTGCTGGGTTAGCCAACCAGAAAGCAGGACAGCATCAGCAGTCCACAGCGTCAGGGGACCAGAATGCTGAACATCACAGGACCAAGAGGCCTCATCGAGCAGGCTCATACACACCTGATCCCTCCATCCCTGTGGTGGACCCCAAGCTCTTCTCCAAGAGACGCTACCGCTCATCGCCCCGTGTCGTCTTCAGTGAGGTGCTGCCCTCCCATGACGCCCTGGAAAGCGAGGGCCATGACACTGAAGGGGTGAGGGGTCTAAGGGTGAGGCGCAAAGTGGGGTCGCACACCATGCGCAGAGGAGAGTACTCAGTCTGTGAGAGCAATAACAGCTGGAAGGGCGACATGACCCGCGCCACAGACATCGCTGGGAATGAGGTGACCGTGCTGCCCAATGTCACAATCAACAATGTGGTGAAGCGGCAGTGGTTTTGGGAGACCATCTGCCTAACCCCAACGCACAGGGGCTCTGGAACAGCAAACGGGGGACGGGTGGGAGGAAGGATGGGGGGACGGAACGGCAAACAGGGCTCCAAATCGGGCAACTCGGGCTGTCTCGGCATCGACAGTCGCCACTGGAACTCCTACTGCACCAACTCACACATATTTGTAAGCGCCCTAACCATCTTCAACGAACGGACAGCCTGGCGTTACATCCGCATCAACgccgcgtgtgtgtgcgtgatcAGCAGGAAGTCTTGGGCGGGACACTGA